In Haliaeetus albicilla chromosome 14, bHalAlb1.1, whole genome shotgun sequence, one genomic interval encodes:
- the SLC38A4 gene encoding sodium-coupled neutral amino acid transporter 4, with protein MDRMELQKVNIELDDQSNSGESLEDNYTELVDSEKAAIRSPFASDDAESQKFLTNGYLGKKKLEEFNEEYHRGRASFGMSSFNLSNAIMGSGILGLSYAMANTGIILFVVLLLSVAVLSLYSVHLLLKISKEGGSLIYEKLGEKAFGWPGKCGVFISVTMQNIGAMSSYLFIIKYELPEVIRAFMKLEESSGEWYVNGNYLVILVTVGIILPLSLLKSLGYLGYTSGFSLTCMVFFVSVVIFKKFQVPCPLPVMDHGVENWTATNNTVPMHLVMLPNESLGSGVNFMMDNTAGHLPGLEDPRDTSPKSGVEYEAHSDSSDMCQPKYFVFNSRTAYAIPILAFAFVCHPEVLPIYSELKDRSRKRMQNVSNISITGMLIMYLLAALFGYLTFYGEVEDELLHTYTRVYTFDTLLLSVRLAVLVAVTLTVPLVLFPIRSSISALLFPKRPFSWIRHFLIAAVILAFNNLLVIFVPTIKDIFGFIGASSATMLIFILPAAFYLRLVEKEPLRSPQKIGALIFLILGIIFMIVSMTLIVMDWIYNPPSSRHH; from the exons ATGGATCGCATGGAGCTGCAAAAAGTCAACATCGAACTTGATGATCAGAGCAACAGTGGGGAAAGCCTCGAAGACAACTACACGGAGCTGGTTGATTCAGAAAAGGCTGCAATTAGGAG TCCATTTGCTAGCGATGATGCAGAAAGTCAGAAGTTTCTTACAAATGGATATCTGGGtaaaaagaaattggaagaaTTTAATGAAGAATAT CACCGGGGCAGAGCTTCCTTTGGAATGTCGTCGTTCAACCTCAGCAATGCCATTATGGGCAGCGGCATCTTAGGGCTCTCCTATGCCATGGCCAACACGGGAATTATCCTTTTCGT AGTTTTGCTGCTCAGCGTAGCAGTACTGTCGCTCTACTCAGTCCACCTCTTACTGAAGATATCAAAAGAAGGAG gatcaCTAATATATgaaaagctgggagaaaaggcaTTTGGCTGGCCTGGGAAGTGTggtgttttcatttcagttacAATGCAGAATATTGGAG caatgtCAAGCTACCtctttattattaaatatgaaCTTCCTGAAGTGATCAGAGCATTTATGAAACTTGAGGAGAGTTCTGG GGAGTGGTATGTAAATGGGAACTACCTCGTAATACTCGTAACAGTTGGGAttattcttcctctctcccttctaAAGAGCTTAG GTTATCTTGGTTATACGAGTGGTTTTTCGCTGACCTGTATGGTTTTCTTTGTCAGTGTG GTAATCTTCAAGAAATTCCAAGTACCCTGTCCTCTCCCCGTCATGGACCACGGGGTTGAAAACTGGACCGCCACCAACAACACAGTGCCAATGCACCTGGTGATGTTACCAAACGAGTCTCTCGGTTCTGGTGTGAATTTCATGATGGACAACACAGCTGGGCACTTGCCGGGCCTTGAGGATCCAAGAGACACCTCACCCAAAAGTGGTGTAGAATATGAAGCACACAGTGACAGTAGTGACATGTGTCAGCCAAAATACTTTGTGTTCAACTCACGG ACTGCCTATGCAATACCCATCCTGGCATTTGCATTCGTATGCCACCCTGAGGTGCTACCAATATACAGTGAACTGAAAGA TCGCTCCCGAAAGCGGATGCAGAATGTCTCAAATATCTCCATCACTGGCATGCTTATCATGTATCTTCTGGCTGCCCTCTTTGGATACCTTACCTTCTACG GAGAAGTTGAAGATGAGCTACTTCATACGTACACCAGAGTGTACACCTTCGACACCCTCTTGCTGTCAGTTCGCCTGGCAGTGCTGGTGGCTGTAACCCTGACTGTGCCCCTTGTCCTTTTCCCC ATCCGTTCATCTATCAGTGCATTGCTGTTTCCCAAAAGGCCGTTCAGCTGGATAAGACATTTCCTGATTGCAGCAGTAATTCTTGCTTTTAATAACCTGCTTGTAATTTTTGTCCCGACTATTAAAGACATCTTTGGATTTATTG GTGCCTCTTCTGCTACGATGCTGATTTTCATCCTCCCCGCTGCCTTCTACCTGCGGCTCGTTGAGAAGGAGCCCCTGAGGTCTCCCCAGAAGATCGGG